The Populus trichocarpa isolate Nisqually-1 chromosome 2, P.trichocarpa_v4.1, whole genome shotgun sequence genome has a window encoding:
- the LOC7462901 gene encoding CST complex subunit CTC1 isoform X4, which translates to MEETAAVLTVKELVLRAQPLTATSSLKSKLNSTNQKPQSQSPPPSTNPNPKILTPLNHSVILLGTLTLPTETLKCPIRNCFRFSDDSSTICCDILDFRVNIIGKKIRVLAWNFIPLRQFCGGGFLEIIKWSFVDSTSSVISRSSSSLDLFPLVSGSPSNEEDQSKARYSVNGPIESISPVFIVPCSIGDGKSQNLRGFVARIMVCQCKTCNSPESIKFSHSVDQGNDSHSFTKPSFVYFCGASWCWHPVITKLVGIVIMLSGLKKKLVFIGKEESQLMFVTTEYSVLQLPKVLKKWPPLSRNVIRGNGECGVYTGVVRGVYMQGMVVELDKEVWLLLTDQLVTAPHSLREGAIITARNVHFVNPKFSWTKMLVLGACFKTSITVESFSPMETGCHMVAQSQSQLGKFIESLTFSARLWTLLVISCFRKKFAGILSEKEILGSKHKEGLAQMFARSHLPESIFRARLGVLTELCRHESCGCGSEPYHGNLKLVAPISILLSHCDNMWMRTVSKDCHTSQEKSRFNLLSHERTSYCLPLRRNFSSEDIGILLLGSLKISPSSGRLQLVDATGSIDVLVPDLPSTWKTNNIYEVVDYSLIMEGMPKVVDHLGLLNNESLSCSHIFHYVPRATEMNLAIYSYFHLSRATCKNLCFYPSVPFNEDLQELQSGRFHLIWISHKYPLLHQLQGDPVIPNRANVFVEAVALPWDLSIAGMDPIAHSGEISRIWLNKPLRHYIGENNEEYLPNKKCKMDCMPSQDFVSVLVDDQSYVGSELSACSGSLRESTKWKCGELSCPEIPCLAIARNANSHNLVSSGKLCCTNCKVKIGADYKPSGRKILLEFSSDSLFRCFRLGVTM; encoded by the exons ATGGAAGAAACAGCTGCAGTACTCACAGTCAAAGAGCTAGTTCTCCGTGCTCAGCCACTCACCGCTACATCTTCCCTCAAATCCAAACTCAACTCAACAAACCAAAAACCCCAATCTCAATCACCACCACCTTCcacaaaccctaaccctaaaattCTTACTCCCTTGAACCACTCAGTGATCTTACTCGGAACCTTAACTCTCCCAACCGAAACCCTAAAATGTCCAATCAGGAATTGCTTTCGATTCTCCGATGATTCATCCACAATCTGCTGTGATATTCTCGATTTCCGTGTCAATATAATCGGGAAGAAGATTCGAGTTCTCGCTTGGAATTTCATTCCTTTGAGACAATTCTGTGGCGGCGGCTTCTTAGAGATTATCAAATGGAGTTTTGTAGATTCAACCAGTAGTGTAATATCTCGCAGTTCGAGTTCCTTAGATTTATTTCCATTAGTTTCAGGCTCGCCTTCTAATGAAGAAGATCAATCCAAGGCACGTTATAGCGTTAACGGTCCAATTGAATCGATAAGTCCTGTTTTTATTGTTCCTTGTTCAATTGGTGATGGTAAATCACAAAATCTTCGAGGGTTTGTTGCGCGAATTATGGTTTGTCAGTGTAAAACATGTAATTCTCCAGAATCAATTAAGTTTTCGCATAGCGTAGATCAAGGAAacgattctcattcttttacaAAACCTTCCTTTGTGTATTTTTGTGGTGCTTCGTGGTGTTGGCATCCTGTGATTACGAAGCTTGTAGGGATTGTGATTATGCTATCTGGGCTGAAAAAGAAGTTAGTTTTTATAGGAAAAGAGGAGTCTCAATTGATGTTTGTGACTACTGAATATTCTGTTTTGCAATTGCCAAAAGTGTTGAAGAAATGGCCACCGCTCTCGAGAAATGTTATCCGAGGGAATGGGGAATGTGGTGTTTATACCGGAGTTGTTAGAGGTGTGTATATGCAAGGGATGGTTGTTGAATTGGACAAGGAAGTGTGGCTTTTATTAACGGATCAGCTAGTTACGGCACCACATAGTCTTAGAGAGGGTGCGATT ataaCAGCGAGGAATGTCCATTTTGTGAATCCAAAATTTTCTTGGACAAAAATGCTCGTACTTGGGGCTTGCTTCAAAACTAGCATTACTGTGGAATCGTTCTCCCCAATGGAAACTGG ATGCCATATGGTGGCCCAGTCACAGAGTCAGCTGGGGAAGTTCATTGAGTCCTTGACATTTTCTGCCAGACTATG GACACTGCTTGTTATTTCATGCTTTCGGAAGAAGTTTGCTGGGATTTTATCTGAAAAGGAGATTCTGGGATCAAAACAT AAGGAAGGGCTAGCTCAGATGTTTGCTAGATCACATTTACCTGAATCAATTTTTCGAGCTCGG CTTGGAGTACTGACAGAATTATGCAGGCATGAATCATGTGGCTGTGGTAGTGAGCCATATCATGGTAACCTGAAATTG GTGGCACCTATCTCTATTTTGCTCAGTCATTGTGATAACATGTGGATGAGGACAGTATCAAAGGACTGTCATACTTCACAGGAAAAATCTCGCTTTAACTTACTGTCACATGAAAGGACATCTTATTGTTTGCCATTGAGGAGGAATTTTTCGAGCGAAGATATAGGCATTCTTTTGCTTGGAAGTCTGAAG ATCTCTCCATCTTCTGGAAGGTTGCAGTTAGTTGATGCGACTGGAAGCATCGATGTTCTGGTACCCGACCTTCCATCCACTTGGAAGACCAACAACATCTATGAG GTTGTTGACTATAGTCTCATTATGGAAGGCATGCCTAAAGTTGTGGATCATTTGGGGTTGCTCAACAATGAGTCTCTCTCATGCAGCCATATCTTTCATTATGTGCCACGGGCAACAGAGATGAACTTGGCAATCTATTCCTATTTTCACTTAAGCCGTGCAACCTGCAAAAATCTTTGCTTTTATCCTTCTGTGCCCTTTAATGAAGATCTTCAGGAACTTCAAAGTGGAAGATTTCACTTGATTTGGATCTCACACAAATATCCTTTGCTACATCAG TTACAAGGTGATCCAGTGATACCAAACAGGGCCAATGTGTTTGTTGAGGCCGTTGCCCTGCCTTGGGACCTGTCTATTGCAGGCATGGATCCAATTGCACATTCTGGTGAGATTTCAAGGATTTGGCTGAACAAACCCTTGAGACATTACATTGGCGAAAACAACGAAGAATATTTACCCAATAAGAAGTGTAAGATGGATTGCATGCCCAGCCAGGATTTTGTTTCAGTTTTGGTTGATGATCAGAGCTATGTTGGCAGTGAGCTGAGCGCTTGCTCTGGTTCTCTTAGGGAATCAACTAAGTGGAAATGTGGAGAACTGAGCTGTCCTGAAATTCCATGTTTGGCCATTGCTAGAAATGCCAACAGTCACAACTTGGTTAGTTCAGGGAAGTTGTGCTGCACAAATTGCAAGGTAAAGATTGGTGCTGATTATAAACCAAGTGGCAGGAAGATATTGCTGGAGTTCAGTTCTGACAGTTTATTCAG ATGCTTCAGATTGGGGGTTACTATGTAA
- the LOC7462901 gene encoding CST complex subunit CTC1 isoform X3 has protein sequence MEETAAVLTVKELVLRAQPLTATSSLKSKLNSTNQKPQSQSPPPSTNPNPKILTPLNHSVILLGTLTLPTETLKCPIRNCFRFSDDSSTICCDILDFRVNIIGKKIRVLAWNFIPLRQFCGGGFLEIIKWSFVDSTSSVISRSSSSLDLFPLVSGSPSNEEDQSKARYSVNGPIESISPVFIVPCSIGDGKSQNLRGFVARIMVCQCKTCNSPESIKFSHSVDQGNDSHSFTKPSFVYFCGASWCWHPVITKLVGIVIMLSGLKKKLVFIGKEESQLMFVTTEYSVLQLPKVLKKWPPLSRNVIRGNGECGVYTGVVRGVYMQGMVVELDKEVWLLLTDQLVTAPHSLREGAIITARNVHFVNPKFSWTKMLVLGACFKTSITVESFSPMETGCHMVAQSQSQLGKFIESLTFSARLWTLLVISCFRKKFAGILSEKEILGSKHKEGLAQMFARSHLPESIFRARLGVLTELCRHESCGCGSEPYHGNLKLVAPISILLSHCDNMWMRTVSKDCHTSQEKSRFNLLSHERTSYCLPLRRNFSSEDIGILLLGSLKISPSSGRLQLVDATGSIDVLVPDLPSTWKTNNIYEVVDYSLIMEGMPKVVDHLGLLNNESLSCSHIFHYVPRATEMNLAIYSYFHLSRATCKNLCFYPSVPFNEDLQELQSGRFHLIWISHKYPLLHQLQGDPVIPNRANVFVEAVALPWDLSIAGMDPIAHSGEISRIWLNKPLRHYIGENNEEYLPNKKCKMDCMPSQDFVSVLVDDQSYVGSELSACSGSLRESTKWKCGELSCPEIPCLAIARNANSHNLVSSGKLCCTNCKVKIGADYKPSGRKILLEFSSDSLFRYQMLQIGGYYVIKHRKEESFCCLKDYNNTGGGKICVSSRICLWSLSFSSDDVTNDKSLDDALPGDSSLSNEEVLMKNQVELLLRRSTGNSPECSDVQLHLSADVMHLLVLKLNKMKEGFMPVVMPEEAFNGSPHFMTKMSASRDSKQLLCSCFSRQANGENFWFFEQTCICCWIWSWCKCHISSSS, from the exons ATGGAAGAAACAGCTGCAGTACTCACAGTCAAAGAGCTAGTTCTCCGTGCTCAGCCACTCACCGCTACATCTTCCCTCAAATCCAAACTCAACTCAACAAACCAAAAACCCCAATCTCAATCACCACCACCTTCcacaaaccctaaccctaaaattCTTACTCCCTTGAACCACTCAGTGATCTTACTCGGAACCTTAACTCTCCCAACCGAAACCCTAAAATGTCCAATCAGGAATTGCTTTCGATTCTCCGATGATTCATCCACAATCTGCTGTGATATTCTCGATTTCCGTGTCAATATAATCGGGAAGAAGATTCGAGTTCTCGCTTGGAATTTCATTCCTTTGAGACAATTCTGTGGCGGCGGCTTCTTAGAGATTATCAAATGGAGTTTTGTAGATTCAACCAGTAGTGTAATATCTCGCAGTTCGAGTTCCTTAGATTTATTTCCATTAGTTTCAGGCTCGCCTTCTAATGAAGAAGATCAATCCAAGGCACGTTATAGCGTTAACGGTCCAATTGAATCGATAAGTCCTGTTTTTATTGTTCCTTGTTCAATTGGTGATGGTAAATCACAAAATCTTCGAGGGTTTGTTGCGCGAATTATGGTTTGTCAGTGTAAAACATGTAATTCTCCAGAATCAATTAAGTTTTCGCATAGCGTAGATCAAGGAAacgattctcattcttttacaAAACCTTCCTTTGTGTATTTTTGTGGTGCTTCGTGGTGTTGGCATCCTGTGATTACGAAGCTTGTAGGGATTGTGATTATGCTATCTGGGCTGAAAAAGAAGTTAGTTTTTATAGGAAAAGAGGAGTCTCAATTGATGTTTGTGACTACTGAATATTCTGTTTTGCAATTGCCAAAAGTGTTGAAGAAATGGCCACCGCTCTCGAGAAATGTTATCCGAGGGAATGGGGAATGTGGTGTTTATACCGGAGTTGTTAGAGGTGTGTATATGCAAGGGATGGTTGTTGAATTGGACAAGGAAGTGTGGCTTTTATTAACGGATCAGCTAGTTACGGCACCACATAGTCTTAGAGAGGGTGCGATT ataaCAGCGAGGAATGTCCATTTTGTGAATCCAAAATTTTCTTGGACAAAAATGCTCGTACTTGGGGCTTGCTTCAAAACTAGCATTACTGTGGAATCGTTCTCCCCAATGGAAACTGG ATGCCATATGGTGGCCCAGTCACAGAGTCAGCTGGGGAAGTTCATTGAGTCCTTGACATTTTCTGCCAGACTATG GACACTGCTTGTTATTTCATGCTTTCGGAAGAAGTTTGCTGGGATTTTATCTGAAAAGGAGATTCTGGGATCAAAACAT AAGGAAGGGCTAGCTCAGATGTTTGCTAGATCACATTTACCTGAATCAATTTTTCGAGCTCGG CTTGGAGTACTGACAGAATTATGCAGGCATGAATCATGTGGCTGTGGTAGTGAGCCATATCATGGTAACCTGAAATTG GTGGCACCTATCTCTATTTTGCTCAGTCATTGTGATAACATGTGGATGAGGACAGTATCAAAGGACTGTCATACTTCACAGGAAAAATCTCGCTTTAACTTACTGTCACATGAAAGGACATCTTATTGTTTGCCATTGAGGAGGAATTTTTCGAGCGAAGATATAGGCATTCTTTTGCTTGGAAGTCTGAAG ATCTCTCCATCTTCTGGAAGGTTGCAGTTAGTTGATGCGACTGGAAGCATCGATGTTCTGGTACCCGACCTTCCATCCACTTGGAAGACCAACAACATCTATGAG GTTGTTGACTATAGTCTCATTATGGAAGGCATGCCTAAAGTTGTGGATCATTTGGGGTTGCTCAACAATGAGTCTCTCTCATGCAGCCATATCTTTCATTATGTGCCACGGGCAACAGAGATGAACTTGGCAATCTATTCCTATTTTCACTTAAGCCGTGCAACCTGCAAAAATCTTTGCTTTTATCCTTCTGTGCCCTTTAATGAAGATCTTCAGGAACTTCAAAGTGGAAGATTTCACTTGATTTGGATCTCACACAAATATCCTTTGCTACATCAG TTACAAGGTGATCCAGTGATACCAAACAGGGCCAATGTGTTTGTTGAGGCCGTTGCCCTGCCTTGGGACCTGTCTATTGCAGGCATGGATCCAATTGCACATTCTGGTGAGATTTCAAGGATTTGGCTGAACAAACCCTTGAGACATTACATTGGCGAAAACAACGAAGAATATTTACCCAATAAGAAGTGTAAGATGGATTGCATGCCCAGCCAGGATTTTGTTTCAGTTTTGGTTGATGATCAGAGCTATGTTGGCAGTGAGCTGAGCGCTTGCTCTGGTTCTCTTAGGGAATCAACTAAGTGGAAATGTGGAGAACTGAGCTGTCCTGAAATTCCATGTTTGGCCATTGCTAGAAATGCCAACAGTCACAACTTGGTTAGTTCAGGGAAGTTGTGCTGCACAAATTGCAAGGTAAAGATTGGTGCTGATTATAAACCAAGTGGCAGGAAGATATTGCTGGAGTTCAGTTCTGACAGTTTATTCAGGTATCAG ATGCTTCAGATTGGGGGTTACTATGTAATAAAGCACCGTAAAGAAGAATCTTTTTGCTGTCTTAAGGACTACAACAATACTGGTGGTGGTAAAATTTGCGTCTCTTCCAGAATATGTCTGTGGAGCCTTTCATTCTCATCTGATGATGTTACAAATGATAAATCATTAGATGATGCTCTTCCTGGTGATTCTTCTCTAAGCAATGAAGAGGTTCTGATGAAAAATCAAGTTGAGCTACTTCTCAGGAGGTCTACTGGAAACTCTCCAGAATGCTCAGATGTCCAGCTTCATCTCTCTGCTGATGTAATGCATCTTTTGGTACTGAAGcttaacaaaatgaaagaagGCTTCATGCCAGTTGTGATGCCAGAAGAGGCTTTCAATGGATCTCCTCACTTTATGACCAAAATGTCTGCATCTA GGGATTCCAAGCAGTTGTTGTGTTCATGTTTTAGTAGACAAGCAAATG GTGAGAATTTTTGGTTCTTTGAGCAAACATGCATATGCTGTTGGATTTGGAGCTGGTGTAAATGCCACATTTCATCGAGTTCTTAA
- the LOC7462901 gene encoding CST complex subunit CTC1 isoform X5, translating to MEETAAVLTVKELVLRAQPLTATSSLKSKLNSTNQKPQSQSPPPSTNPNPKILTPLNHSVILLGTLTLPTETLKCPIRNCFRFSDDSSTICCDILDFRVNIIGKKIRVLAWNFIPLRQFCGGGFLEIIKWSFVDSTSSVISRSSSSLDLFPLVSGSPSNEEDQSKARYSVNGPIESISPVFIVPCSIGDGKSQNLRGFVARIMVCQCKTCNSPESIKFSHSVDQGNDSHSFTKPSFVYFCGASWCWHPVITKLVGIVIMLSGLKKKLVFIGKEESQLMFVTTEYSVLQLPKVLKKWPPLSRNVIRGNGECGVYTGVVRGVYMQGMVVELDKEVWLLLTDQLVTAPHSLREGAIITARNVHFVNPKFSWTKMLVLGACFKTSITVESFSPMETGCHMVAQSQSQLGKFIESLTFSARLWTLLVISCFRKKFAGILSEKEILGSKHKEGLAQMFARSHLPESIFRARLGVLTELCRHESCGCGSEPYHGNLKLVAPISILLSHCDNMWMRTVSKDCHTSQEKSRFNLLSHERTSYCLPLRRNFSSEDIGILLLGSLKL from the exons ATGGAAGAAACAGCTGCAGTACTCACAGTCAAAGAGCTAGTTCTCCGTGCTCAGCCACTCACCGCTACATCTTCCCTCAAATCCAAACTCAACTCAACAAACCAAAAACCCCAATCTCAATCACCACCACCTTCcacaaaccctaaccctaaaattCTTACTCCCTTGAACCACTCAGTGATCTTACTCGGAACCTTAACTCTCCCAACCGAAACCCTAAAATGTCCAATCAGGAATTGCTTTCGATTCTCCGATGATTCATCCACAATCTGCTGTGATATTCTCGATTTCCGTGTCAATATAATCGGGAAGAAGATTCGAGTTCTCGCTTGGAATTTCATTCCTTTGAGACAATTCTGTGGCGGCGGCTTCTTAGAGATTATCAAATGGAGTTTTGTAGATTCAACCAGTAGTGTAATATCTCGCAGTTCGAGTTCCTTAGATTTATTTCCATTAGTTTCAGGCTCGCCTTCTAATGAAGAAGATCAATCCAAGGCACGTTATAGCGTTAACGGTCCAATTGAATCGATAAGTCCTGTTTTTATTGTTCCTTGTTCAATTGGTGATGGTAAATCACAAAATCTTCGAGGGTTTGTTGCGCGAATTATGGTTTGTCAGTGTAAAACATGTAATTCTCCAGAATCAATTAAGTTTTCGCATAGCGTAGATCAAGGAAacgattctcattcttttacaAAACCTTCCTTTGTGTATTTTTGTGGTGCTTCGTGGTGTTGGCATCCTGTGATTACGAAGCTTGTAGGGATTGTGATTATGCTATCTGGGCTGAAAAAGAAGTTAGTTTTTATAGGAAAAGAGGAGTCTCAATTGATGTTTGTGACTACTGAATATTCTGTTTTGCAATTGCCAAAAGTGTTGAAGAAATGGCCACCGCTCTCGAGAAATGTTATCCGAGGGAATGGGGAATGTGGTGTTTATACCGGAGTTGTTAGAGGTGTGTATATGCAAGGGATGGTTGTTGAATTGGACAAGGAAGTGTGGCTTTTATTAACGGATCAGCTAGTTACGGCACCACATAGTCTTAGAGAGGGTGCGATT ataaCAGCGAGGAATGTCCATTTTGTGAATCCAAAATTTTCTTGGACAAAAATGCTCGTACTTGGGGCTTGCTTCAAAACTAGCATTACTGTGGAATCGTTCTCCCCAATGGAAACTGG ATGCCATATGGTGGCCCAGTCACAGAGTCAGCTGGGGAAGTTCATTGAGTCCTTGACATTTTCTGCCAGACTATG GACACTGCTTGTTATTTCATGCTTTCGGAAGAAGTTTGCTGGGATTTTATCTGAAAAGGAGATTCTGGGATCAAAACAT AAGGAAGGGCTAGCTCAGATGTTTGCTAGATCACATTTACCTGAATCAATTTTTCGAGCTCGG CTTGGAGTACTGACAGAATTATGCAGGCATGAATCATGTGGCTGTGGTAGTGAGCCATATCATGGTAACCTGAAATTG GTGGCACCTATCTCTATTTTGCTCAGTCATTGTGATAACATGTGGATGAGGACAGTATCAAAGGACTGTCATACTTCACAGGAAAAATCTCGCTTTAACTTACTGTCACATGAAAGGACATCTTATTGTTTGCCATTGAGGAGGAATTTTTCGAGCGAAGATATAGGCATTCTTTTGCTTGGAAGTCTGAAG CTTTGA